In the genome of Salvelinus sp. IW2-2015 unplaced genomic scaffold, ASM291031v2 Un_scaffold4592, whole genome shotgun sequence, the window CTTAAACTGAGCAGGTACTACGGGATATAACAGCTGATACCCTGGGAATATAACCCTTTACCAACAGCTGTGGGACGCAGAAATGCTTAACGATGGGAAAGATTCGGGGAGAATGCGTTCGGACTAACTGGATGTCAATGATTCTCTCTTTTGAGTGTTTTGGGAATTGTGTTTTATTTCAGTGCCACCGGTTTAATGGACAGCGGCCACGGGAGTTTTGTGTGTTTTCCATGGGATTTCAGAACCACGGAGAGCGCATAGATTTGAAATACAAGCCAATTGGTGGAGGCAGGGCACTGGGAACATACAAAGTGCACTATTCATCgcagtctgtgtgtgcgtgtgtgcgtgtgcttgcgcGTGTGCAGTTTTAACACGATCGGAGACAACGGTAAAAGGGAATCGTTTCATAGGTGAAGTGCCCTAAGAAAtgacaacttttttttattttacaatgaccaTAAGGACCGGGGGCTAAGGGAATTCACGGGCGGGGAGACGACAGATCCATACAGGCAGGCAGGCGTGCTGCGTGGGAGAGGAGAGTAGCGCTTGCCAACATAACCTCTCAGAGTTactttgtatttctctctctatccctttagCAGCTGATGTCATCTACCGTTCATCTAGTTGTTTTCATAGAAAATCTGATATTATATTTACATGTGGAGGTTAGGCTAAACATATCTTATTTGGGTAGGCTATGAACAATCTGCAGTCAATTGGTTCTCAAACAGCTGCCCCAAAGACAACAATATGGGATCTGTTGTCACTTTGATGTTTTGATCAGAAAGGGTTCGGTGCCGATCTGACCAATAAGACATAATGCCCAAACGTCCTCTAGTCCTCTCTGGTCCGTACCTTGAGCCATGGTGACAGCTCAGTCCTTGTCCAGTCCCTCGGTTAACGGGGTATAGCTCACGCTATGGTATGATTAATCTGGCGAAACCTGCACCGTCATTAATTTTCACAACAACACAGCGAACTCCGGTGTCTGATTTACCGGGAGAGGTTGGCTATGTTATGtaataaatacagagagatcacctctcctctcttctccacccttCACGGCCACCTGCTGTTGCCTTCATTTATTCATTGAGATAAGCATCTTTGAGTTTGATTTATTTTAACCTTAGGCTAGTGGTAGATCCTCGGTGTTGTGAAATATGGTGACCTTAACAAGGGTCTAATAGGGGagatttgttattattattattatttttaggtTGGTGTGTAACGAGCTAAACAGCGAGTTGGCTACATTGATAAgccaatgtcattgtattctttCATTTCCATGCGCACCTTCCATAATTGAatatctctctatctttctctcctctctttttctcactcttCACCCGcttaccctgtgtgtgtgtgtgtgtgtttgtgtgtatgtgtgtgtttgtgtgccccctttcccctctcccctctctcgctctctctcttctctactgttGCAGTGCTGTGAAGGGGCTTGCCATAGCCGTGACTTCATCAGGTCTCAGTGAGGATGCTGTGGGTTACCTTGCTGAGCACCATAGCCCTAGGATGGACCACCCCGATCCCACTGCTGGAGGACTCGGAGGAGATCGACGAGCCCTGCTTCGAGCCCTGCTACTGCGAAGTCAAAGAGGGCGTATTTCACGTCCACTGCGACAGCAAAGGATTTACAAACGTCAGTCAGATCTCCCAGATATGGACACGGCCCTTCAAACTCAACCTACAGAGGAACTCCATGAGGAAACTGTACTTCAACAGTTTTATTCACCTCAACAATGCCGTGTCCATTAATCTGGGGAATAATGCACTACAGGACATCCACGCCGGAGCATTTAACGGATTGGGAATTCTGAAACGGCTGTTCCTGCATGAGAACAAACTAGAGGTTTTCCGGAATGACACCTTCCTGGGTCTGGAAAGCTTGGAATACCTgcaggcagactataatgtcaTCAAGAGGATAGAGAGTGGAGCGTTCAGGCACCTCCACAAACTCAGAGTGCTCATCCTAAATGACAATCTGATACCAGTCCTGCCCTGCTACCTATTCAGGTCGGTGTCACTAACACACCTAGACCTGAGGGGAAACCGTTTAAAGACTTTACCATATAAGGGCACGTTGGAATATGTGGGCCGGAGCCTGATGGAGATTCAGCTAGAGGAGAATCCATGGATCTGTGAGTGTGATATAGTTCAGCTAAAAACATGGTTGGAACGTGTTCCCTACACAGCACTGGTCGGGGAGATCACCTGCGAGTACCCCTTCCACTTGCACGGGAAAGATTTACGWGAGATCAAACGCAGTGARCTCTGTCCRTTACTYTCAGACRYRGAAATCGAGGYCAAACTGGGAATCCCCCGGTCTCCATTTAACAACGAGAACACGTGGCCAACGAAACCTTCCTCCATGCTGTCGTCGTTCCACAACACAGCGTCATCTGTGGAGTACAAAGAGAGACATGTCAAACCCACCAAAMGRCCCAGGCCCACCAAAAACYCTCCMACCCCTCGTAGTCTCTACCCCGGCCTGAATCAGCCCCCTATAGCTGGCTACCAGACCCGCCCCCCCATCCCTATCGTCTGCCCCTCTGGATGTATCTGCAACCTCCATATCAACGACCTGGGGCTAACGGTCAACTGTAAAGAGAAGGGCTTTCATAATATCTCAGAGCTCCTGCCCAGGCCTCTCAATGCCAAGAAACTTTACCTGAGCGGGAATCTGATACAGAAAATCTACCGGTCTGATTTCTGGAACTTTTCCAGTTTGGATTTACTACACTTGGGGAATAACCGGATATCGTACGTCCAGGAAGGGGCATTTATCAACCTTCCCAACCTGAAGAGTTTATATCTGAATGGGAACGACATTGAGAGGCTAACTCCCGGTATGTTCCGGGGCTTACAGACGTTGAGTTATCTTTATTTTGAGTATAACGTGATTCGTGAGATCCAGCCGGCATCATTCTCTCTCATGCCCAGCCTTCAGCTTGTTTTCCTCAACGATAACCTCCTCCGCACCCTCCCGACCGACGCCTTCGCAGGCACCAGCCTGGCGCGACTCAACCTCCGCAATAACTACTTCCTGTCCCTGCCTGTGCGTGGCGTTCTAGAACACCTGCATTCCATCGTCCAGGTGGACCTTCATCAGAACCCCTGGGACTGCTCCTGTGACATCATCCCCCTCAAAAGCtggatggagaagctgtcctcTGTCATCATGGTTAGTGATGTCATCTGTAAGACTCCTGATTTTGCCTTTGGGAAGGATCTGAGGTCGCTGGATGCTGAGATCATCTGTCCAGAGATGAAATACTCATCCGGACCCTCCCCAGCTCTCCTCCCTTCTGATGACATGACCACCGGTAGCTCTGGTCTGGGGGAGGCTGGGGGGAGGGGGCCGGTGCCTCTATCAGTCCTCATCCTCAGTCTTCTCGTTCTGTTCATCTCAGCGGTTTTCGTGGCCGCGGGCCTCTTCGCCTTCGTCCTGCAAAGACGGAAGAAGCTGCCCTTCCGGAAACGCTCTGAGGTGGATCTGACGGGAATCCAGATGCAGTGCAGGATATTCGAGGATCCGCCGAGACAGACCAGCAGTGGAAGCATAGGCTCACCAGAAAAGCCACCCagcggacacacaca includes:
- the LOC112077463 gene encoding LOW QUALITY PROTEIN: SLIT and NTRK-like protein 3 (The sequence of the model RefSeq protein was modified relative to this genomic sequence to represent the inferred CDS: deleted 1 base in 1 codon), which codes for MLWVTLLSTIALGWTTPIPLLEDSEEIDEPCFEPCYCEVKEGVFHVHCDSKGFTNVSQISQIWTRPFKLNLQRNSMRKLYFNSFIHLNNAVSINLGNNALQDIHAGAFNGLGILKRLFLHENKLEVFRNDTFLGLESLEYLQADYNVIKRIESGAFRHLHKLRVLILNDNLIPVLPCYLFRSVSLTHLDLRGNRLKTLPYKGTLEYVGRSLMEIQLEENPWICECDIVQLKTWLERVPYTALVGEITCEYPFHLHGKDLREIKRSELCPLLSDXEIEXKLGIPRSPFNNENTWPTKPSSMLSSFHNTASSVEYKERHVKPTKRPRPTKNXPTPRSLYPGLNQPPIAGYQTRPPIPIVCPSGCICNLHINDLGLTVNCKEKGFHNISELLPRPLNAKKLYLSGNLIQKIYRSDFWNFSSLDLLHLGNNRISYVQEGAFINLPNLKSLYLNGNDIERLTPGMFRGLQTLSYLYFEYNVIREIQPASFSLMPSLQLVFLNDNLLRTLPTDAFAGTSLARLNLRNNYFLSLPVRGVLEHLHSIVQVDLHQNPWDCSCDIIPLKSWMEKLSSVIMVSDVICKTPDFAFGKDLRSLDAEIICPEMKYSSGPSPALLPSDDMTTGSSGLGEAGGRGPVPLSVLILSLLVLFISAVFVAAGLFAFVLQRRKKLPFRKRSEVDLTGIQMQCRIFEDPPRQTSSGSIGSPEKPPSGHTHTHHTLTVTHTHGHVGHTHTHGHVYDYIPHPVTQMCNNPIYKPREGEVGEGEGGQFAETKENNSNYRTLLEKEREWTLAMSNSQLNTIVTVNHNTGDKSGFHENGGLCPTVIDSQRPTPTVGFVDCLYGTVPKLKDMHVAHAHPPGMQYPDLQQDARLKETLLFTAGKGCFPDPSQSDYLELRAKLQTKPDYLEVLEKSYRF